The proteins below come from a single Gimesia alba genomic window:
- a CDS encoding dihydrodipicolinate synthase family protein codes for MAVNLSEQLKGVLPPVITPLTPERRLDPDSAESVYRFMLKQGAHGIFLFGTSGEGPLLRNDDRQQATGIAVKVVNGSVPLLVGVIAPGTEQIIEQAKVAKDQGADAIVVCPPFYYPASQKDMLVHYRTIRETVDIPIFAYDIPVMTKVKIEMDTLMTLGKEGTIIGVKDSSGDAVSFHRLVASKPPGMKLFTGAEMLVHAVVLAGADGTVPGLANVGPELFVKLYEAAAVNNHAEAVRQQEAIVRLFEVFVCPDGTMNVGYIIGAMKTALRLRGVIEHDTLFHPFPACTPELIARTQRIMEEVGCLQ; via the coding sequence ATGGCAGTCAACCTCTCCGAACAATTAAAGGGTGTTCTCCCTCCCGTTATCACTCCGCTGACGCCGGAACGCAGACTCGATCCTGACTCGGCGGAATCGGTCTATCGCTTCATGCTGAAACAGGGCGCACATGGGATCTTTCTATTCGGAACATCCGGGGAAGGTCCTCTGCTACGAAATGACGATCGGCAACAGGCAACAGGCATCGCCGTCAAGGTTGTCAATGGCTCCGTCCCACTCCTGGTGGGAGTGATCGCCCCGGGAACAGAACAGATTATTGAACAGGCCAAAGTCGCCAAAGACCAGGGTGCCGACGCCATCGTTGTCTGCCCCCCCTTCTATTACCCGGCAAGCCAGAAAGACATGCTCGTCCATTACCGCACCATTCGCGAGACCGTAGATATCCCGATTTTTGCGTATGACATTCCCGTGATGACGAAAGTCAAAATCGAAATGGATACGTTAATGACCCTGGGAAAAGAAGGCACGATCATCGGTGTCAAAGACTCCAGCGGCGACGCCGTCAGTTTTCATCGACTGGTCGCCAGCAAGCCACCGGGAATGAAACTGTTTACCGGAGCCGAAATGCTGGTGCATGCGGTCGTACTCGCTGGCGCCGACGGAACTGTTCCTGGTCTGGCCAATGTCGGTCCCGAGCTGTTTGTCAAACTGTATGAAGCGGCGGCTGTGAACAATCACGCAGAAGCAGTGCGACAGCAGGAAGCCATCGTTCGCCTGTTTGAAGTCTTTGTCTGTCCTGACGGCACAATGAATGTGGGTTATATTATTGGAGCGATGAAAACCGCCCTGCGACTGCGCGGCGTGATCGAGCACGACACGCTGTTTCATCCGTTCCCGGCCTGCACACCCGAGCTGATCGCACGCACCCAACGAATTATGGAAGAAGTCGGCTGTCTGCAATAG